CCGTGGAGGCGGCCCTGGACACCGTGCACCCCGACCGCATCGTCCACCTGGCCGGGCAGTCGAGCGTGCACCAGTCTTGGCTGGACCCCGGAGGGACGCTGCGCACGAACGTGCTCGGCCTCGTTCACCTGCTGGACGCGGTGCGGGGGCGCGGCCTGCGGCCGGCGGTACTGGTGGTAGGGAGCGCGGAGGAGTACGGGATGGTGGCGGACAGCGAGCTTCCCGTCAACGAGGAGGCGCCCCTGAGGCCGCGCTCCCCCTACGCGGTGAGCAAGGTGGCCCAGGGCTTCCTCGCCCTGCAGTACGGCCCCGCGGGCGGGATGAGGATCGTGCGTACCCGGACCTTCCCCCACACCGGCCCCGGGCGGGGGGAGACCTTCGCCGAGAGCTCCTTCGCGCGGCAGATTGTGGAGATCGAAACGGGGCGCCGCCCCCCCGTGCTTCACACCGGGAACCTGGAGGCGGTGCGGGACTACACGGACGTCCGGGACGTGGTGCGCGCCTATTGGGCCCTGCTTGAGCGGGGGGAGGCGGGCGGGGTCTACAACGTCTGCAGCGGAAGGGGCCGACGCATCCGGGAGCTGGTGGACGCCCTGGTCGCGGCTGCGGGGACTAAGGTGGAGGTGGCGGTGGATGTCGAGCGCCTGCGCCCCGCGGACGTGCCCGCCCAGGTGGGGGATCCGCGCCGGCTTCGCGAGGCCACGGGCTGGGAGCCGCGCGTGCCGCTGGAGCAGACCCTGCGCGACCTCCTCCAGGACTGGCGGGAGCGCTTGGGGTCGGAAGCCCGGGCTCCCTTGGGCGGGCGGTGAAGATCCTCCTCACCGGGGGCACCGGCTTCCTGGGCAAGAACGTGGCCCGGCGCCTGGCCGCCCATGGTCATACGCTTCGCGTCCTGGTCCGCGAGGGCAGCAACCTCGACGGCCTACCCCCCGGGGCGGAGACCGTGCGGGGAGATGTGACGCAGGGGGACTCGCTCCGGCGTGCGGCCGCGGGGTGCGAGGCGGTCGTGCATCTGGCCGCCCTCGTCAAGAGCTGGGTGCCGGACCCCGCGCGTTTCGAGGCCGTGAACGTGGGTGGCCTCAAAAACGCCCTGGGCGCGGCCCGGGAAGCCGGGGCGCGCCTCGTCTACACCTCCTCCTTCATCGCCGTGGGCCCGGCGGGGCCCCTTCCCGCGGACGAGACCCGGGTGCATCCGGGTGGGGTCTTCCGGAACGCCTACGAACGGACGAAGGCCCAGGCCGACGGCGTGGCGCGGGAGGCGGCGGCGGGGGGGGAGGACGTGGTCATGCTCTACCCGGGGGTGGTCTACGGCCCGGGAGAGATGACGGATGGGAATCTGGTGGCGAAGATGGTGGCCGATCACCTCCGGGGACGGTTTCCCGGGCTCATCGGTCCCGGAGACCGCCTCTGGTCCTATGCCTTCGTGGAGGATGTGGCGGAGGGGCACGCCCTCGCCCTGGAGCACGCTGGTCGGGGCGAGCGCTACTTCCTCGGGGGGGACAACGTCTCCATGAACGGCTTTTTTGCACTCCTCCAGGAGGTGGCCGGCGTGCCCCCCCCCCGCCGCCACATCCCCTACGGCGTGGCCTCCCTGCTCGGCCGCGGGCTCGTGCTCTGGGCGGAGGTGACCGGCCACCCCCCGCTTCTGACCCACGAGGTCGTGAACGTGTTCCGCGAGCACTGGGCCTACTCGAGCACAAAGGCGGAGCGCGAGCTGGGCTACCGGCTCACGCCCCTCCGCGAGGGCCTGCGGCGGACGGTGGACTGGCTGCGGACCCAAGGGATCGCCTGAGCGTGGCCGTTCCCCGGAGCGAGCTCGGCCGCAAGGTGATCCACATCGGGTGCGTGGGGTTCGCCTTCCTCCTTCGGGACATGACCCCCGGGGAAGCGGCCCTGATGGCGGTGGCAGCCTTCCTCTTCAACTGGCAGGTGCTGCCCCGCATCGGCGGGAAGAGCCTCTGGCGGGATGCGGACCGCGAACGCGGTTACCCGGGGGGCATCCTTCTTTATCCGCTCGCGGTTCTGGGTCTCATCCTCTGGTTCTGGCATTCCCTCCCCCTCGCCGCCGCCGCCTGGGGCATCCTGGCCTTGGGCGACGGCATGGCCTCTCTGGTCGGCCAGGCCCTGGGCGGACCGCGCCTGCCTTGGAACCC
This DNA window, taken from Vicinamibacteria bacterium, encodes the following:
- a CDS encoding GDP-mannose 4,6-dehydratase codes for the protein MKLLVTGVAGFVGGHLVRFLREEQPGVEVFGLVRPHGSAPPALAGLHIVEADLNDPSSVEAALDTVHPDRIVHLAGQSSVHQSWLDPGGTLRTNVLGLVHLLDAVRGRGLRPAVLVVGSAEEYGMVADSELPVNEEAPLRPRSPYAVSKVAQGFLALQYGPAGGMRIVRTRTFPHTGPGRGETFAESSFARQIVEIETGRRPPVLHTGNLEAVRDYTDVRDVVRAYWALLERGEAGGVYNVCSGRGRRIRELVDALVAAAGTKVEVAVDVERLRPADVPAQVGDPRRLREATGWEPRVPLEQTLRDLLQDWRERLGSEARAPLGGR
- a CDS encoding SDR family oxidoreductase, whose amino-acid sequence is MKILLTGGTGFLGKNVARRLAAHGHTLRVLVREGSNLDGLPPGAETVRGDVTQGDSLRRAAAGCEAVVHLAALVKSWVPDPARFEAVNVGGLKNALGAAREAGARLVYTSSFIAVGPAGPLPADETRVHPGGVFRNAYERTKAQADGVAREAAAGGEDVVMLYPGVVYGPGEMTDGNLVAKMVADHLRGRFPGLIGPGDRLWSYAFVEDVAEGHALALEHAGRGERYFLGGDNVSMNGFFALLQEVAGVPPPRRHIPYGVASLLGRGLVLWAEVTGHPPLLTHEVVNVFREHWAYSSTKAERELGYRLTPLREGLRRTVDWLRTQGIA